The genomic segment GCACAGATAGCTCAAGAACTGTTCTGCTTCTCTCGCAGTCAGCTGTCAGGAATTCGATCGCTGCTAATTGGATACAGAGCTTCCAGTCCGCCAATGCTCCTGTTTTCTTTGAAAAACGAGGATGGCTGAACCAGACGTGGATCAAGGAATATCTTGAAACTCATAACGAAATCGAGCGTGAGCCAGCTGGTATAGCTAGTACTGCACGTTTTGTATGGAATCGCTTCGCGCCTATCTTCCATACGAAACGCCAACACTGGCAGACGCTACAAAATCGTATCGTAAGTTCTACCCATCACGAGACGAACGGGAAGTCTGTGATGGCGTGGGTGCATCTTCAACAGATGGTGGCAGAACAGCTCAGAGCAAGGAAGCTCCTTACTACTAGCACTCATTCGCCGAGGAACCTTCTGTATGAGTCGGAGAATCAATCTCCGTATTGTGCGGGAAGTACGCCTAGTAGATGGTTGATGCACCTGCTGAATGTTCTGACCAAAGAGAGTAGATCCGTTAGTAATCATGAAGCTACGAATCATATCGAAGGCATCTCCCAACCATTTTTTCAGTCAACTATTCATTTTCTGCAAAATAAACACGTTTATCAGCTATCATACGAGACCGTACGTCAGCTACTGTCGTTTCAGGATAGGAAAAACAAGCGGGCAGATGTGGCTTTCTTCAAGAATCAAGAAAAGGTCAACCTACTGGGTCGTGCCACAGAGTGGATTGGACTTGGAGGAACAGAACATCAGCGATTGTACAACAAGTCTGTGAAGCCGTTTTCTATCAGAGAGGACGTCGTCTATGGCAGGAACTCATTACGACGGATCGCTGCTGGATGGAGTGCAGAACTAGGCCTTACGATCCTCTTGAAAAAAAGCGCGAAGCTATCAGCGATGAGCGAATTTACAAAGGTAGGCCCAACAAGCACAAGTGGGAAAGCTCCCCCGCGCAGTGAAAAGCAATCGAATGATCCGTCAAGGTCTCGCATGGGCGATAGCAATCGATTACGAGAAAGCCGTCAATCCCGTGAAAGCCGCCACTCCCGCTTTTTGCAGCAGACAGCAAGTTTTTGGACAAGCTCCGTTGCCCTACGTGCTCGCCCCTATCTTCAAGTCATGGAGAAAATCAGAAAGGCTATCCAGACTGATTTCCGGACGGAAACATATGTCCAAAACCATCACTCACTCTCGACTGTTCTGAATCGTCACGATGCACAAATGGTTGTTCAGAAAGAATGGGGGCCACTCCCTAGCCTTGTCCATGGTCAAAGCGTGTGGGCGCCCGACAGTTTCATGCATGAGAGTGGAAGCAGACGTGCAACAGAGAGACTACCACGAAACGGTCGAGTCAACAGCTTGGAGCCGTTATCTCGCCACTATTCAATCAGCTCGGTTCCATTCTCGAGAGAAACATCTATTGATTTTATCTTGGATCGTTCGAATTCCAGACAGCTTAGTCGCCGCAGTCGTTTTCAACAAAGCAATCACGAGCAGATTCTGACGGTCAATCAGCAGACGCAGACGTCCAAACGGATAACGAGTGATAAGACACAGGAGGTCGAGGCTCGAGACGCTAGGCTCACCCCTCTGCAAAGACCAAGTCTATTCAACCTGAAGTCAACACCAATGGCGGCGGGAACAGTGGAACAGGCGGAAAAAAACACATCCCTAACACTTGTTCCAAAGCCAATGATTGCAACGACAATGCAGCCGCCACTCCTGCAAGCTTTGCAACAAGGCCAAAGAGCGTCCGAAGAATCCAAGCCGCATTCCCTGTCCGAAAGCGCAACCCATATTCATCGACGAGCGTTACGCACAGAAGACAGCCACGCAAGTCCTGCTGCTACCGTTCAGTCGCCGCCGTCCATGGAGTACCTGCGAAAAAGCATTCAGCCTCCAGAAACCGCAGTGCAGCAGACGACAACACTTCCACTCCATCGACAAGTCGATCTACACGTGCAAGAGAGGGTTGGCAATCAGACCTCGTTGTCCCCACAAGAGGTGGATAGATTGATGGATAAAATGATGAAGGAGCTGGACAAGCGCCTCACTCAAGAGCGGCAGCGACGAGGTCTATAAGCAGAAGCCGCCGCATTCACAGACAACTATTTCTTCGGAAAAGAGAGGCAAATGCCAATGGTGGGCCAGGAGAAAAAGGCGAAAATTTTAGTAGATCGCAACGGGCAAGGTGACTTTAAGGAGAGTATTTCCGTTCTCTTTAACCCTTCGGAATACAAGGTAGATGCTTCCAATAACTACTCGTGGCAAAAGATATTGGGACAATCGGTACCAGTCGGCATGTTCACAAGCGGTGATATCGAGACATTATCGGTCGACTTGTTTTTTGATACATACGAAGCTGGAGTGGATGTGCGTGCATTCACCAATCAGGTGCTGGGACTGATGGCCGTAGAAAAGAAGATCAGTACGCCGCCCCTATGCAAATTCGTCTGGGACAGCTTTCAATTCACCGGTGTTGTCGAGAAGGTTTCGCAGCGGTTTACGATGTTTCTCGATCAAGGGACACCGGTACGAGCCACGTTAGGCGTCACGTTTAAAGGCACGAGCGTGAAAAAGTCCGCGGACGATATCGGGGCTGCAAGAGAAAAGGTCGCACAACAAACGGTCAACCAAGGAGACCAGCTCTACTTGATGGCGTATCGCTCGTACAATGATGCGTCGAAATGGCGAAACATTGCGAACGCAAATGGGATCGACAATCCCAGACTTCTAAAACCGGCTACTACCCTGCGTGTGCCACTTGTGAGGTGACGAAAGAATGAGCGAATTAAAATTGACGACAGACCGCCATTCCTTCGATGACCTGCGCCAAACGTACAACAACTTTCATTCCCCAGCCTTGGAAATACTCGTTGGAGGAAAAAAACTGATCAGCCAGGTGGGTGTCGCCATTACCAAAGCAACGATCAACGCCAGCTTGGAAGGCAAAGCAGATACGTTCTCGTTTTCGGTAACCAATGCTTTTGATACGGCAGCGTGGGAATTCCGTTGGGTAGATGACTATTTGGTTCCTGGCAACGAAATCGAAATCCAGATGGGCTATGGAACCGAGCTATCCAGCCTTTTTTACGGACATATTACAGCCGTTTCGTTTGCATGTGTGGAGACTCCTACCATTACGGTAAAAGGGATGGACAAATCGTTTTTGCTCATGGTTGATAACAAGTCTGCCTCCTGGAATAAAAAGAAATACAGCGATGTCGTGAAAGAGCTGGGACAAAAATACGGCTTGTCAACGCAAGTAGATGATACGGTTCAGACAATCGAAACGATTACAAAGACGGTCTCCGAGACTGACTTTCAGTTTTTAAATCGTCTTGCAAAAATTTGTAACTACGATTTTTTTATCGTCGGGAAGAACTTGTATTTCCGTAAGCCACTGAGCAACATGACACCGGTCCTTACCTTGATCTGGGGAGTTTCCTTGCGCAGCTTTTCCGTTGATGTCAACATTGCTTCCCAAGCCTCCTCCTATACGGTGCGATGGGTAGACAAGGACAAAACAACGGTGCTCCAGGAAGCGAAAGCAACGAGCTCGGATATCGGGAAGCTCGGGACCAATTCGAAGACAAGCGCTGACCTGCTGCGAGCAATCGGTGATTATTTTGATAAATACGAGTCTACGAAAAAGCTGGACTCGCCTGAGGAGATAAAAGCGGTTGCCAAGGCACGCCTGAATCAACTCGCCATGAACCTTCTCGACGGCAACTGCGAGGCCATTGGTCTGCCAGAAATTCGTGCTGGCCGCTATATCATGCTAGAGGGCATGGGGAAAAAGCTGAGTCAGCCTTATTACATCACATCTGTTACACACACCATCGATGTGGCATCAGGCTATGTCACGACGTTTCAAGTGAAGGGAAATACGATATGAGCTTTGATCATTGGTTCTACCAGGATGAACGAACAGAAGAAGAACGGGCAAAGATCCACGGTGTCATTGTCGGCATTGTGACGAACAACGAAGACCCGGAAAAGCTCTCGCGTGTGAAGCTGAAGCTGCCTCTGATTGATAACGAGCGGGAGACAGATTGGGTGCGAATTGCCACGCTTTTTGCAGGAAAAGATCGCGGCAGCCTGTTTATTCCGGAGGTAGGCGACGAGGTGCTGGTCGCGTTTCACTGGGGTGATGTACGCGAGCCATTTGTGATCGGGATGCTCTGGAATCAGGAAAACAAAGGCCCGGAAATGGCGGAGAAAAACAACATCCGAAAAATCACGACCCGTGCAGGCCACGAAGTGATTTTTGGCGATGATCCGAATGACGGGAAGATCACGATTGCCACGAAAAAAGGACAACAGGTGGAGCTGTCGGACAAGGATGAGAGTATTGTGCTTACGGAGAGCAGCGGAAACAACCAAATCGCCATCAAAGGCGGCAACACGGGCGAAGTTACGGTGAAGAGCGGCTCAAGTACGATCACGTTGAATGCAAAAGGGCAAGTGACTATTCAGTCAGACACATCGCTGACAATCAAGTCCACCCAGCTGAATCTGGAGGCGCAGGGAGCCATGTCGATTAAAGCAGGAGCGTCCCTGAACATCAAATCGGACGGAATGGTTGCCATCAACGGTTCGGTGATTAAATTGAATTAAATCATGGGGGGATTCCATGCAGCAGCCATTCGGTGAAAAAGGATGGAAGTTCCCTATCCAGGTGGATCAGGCTACAGGCCGTATTCGTTTGTCCGACTACGAGGATGACATCGCGGAATCAATTCGTATCATTCTATCCACTGCAAAGGGAGAGCGTGTGATGCGACCGAAATTCGGGAGCGGATTGCAAGGGTTCATGTTTGATGGCACGGACGGAACGAGCCTGGCTTTGCTCCAGTCGGACATCGCAGAAGCGATCATGATCTGGGAGCCCCGTGTGCGGGATGTACAGGTGGAGGCCAAAGTAGACAAAACTCATTCCGAAACGGTGAACGTTACGATCAGCTATACAGTACGTGCGACAAGCAAAGGCTATCAGCTGTTGTATCCTGTCCATCGCCTTGGTCCACATGGGTAGCGCAAGAGTCACGGTCGCGTGAAGAAAAAAGGAAGGGAGGTCGGTAATGTGAAGCCGCCTTTGGTGGATCCGCGGGACATGCAGGCAGTCATCCGAAAAATGCGCGAAATGGTGCCATTCTACACACCGGAGTGGCGATTCACTCCAGAAGATCCTGATGCGGGTACGGCTTTATTTCTCCTTTTCGCAGACATGCTGATGAATAATCGTGAGCGTTTGAATCAAGTACCCGAGCGAAATTTTATCGCTTTTCTCAATATGCTTGGTGTCGGAATGGCTCAGGCAAGACCGGCAGAAACCTTTGTGACCTTTGAATTGAGCACAGGTGTGCAAAAGCCCGTGTGGATTCCGGCGGGCACAAAAGTTTCGGGTAAGTCTGCCCTTGGCGATGAAGTGATTTTCGAAACAGACCAGCCTATGCTGGCTACCCCCTCTCTCCCGACAGATCTGTTGTTTACCAATGGCAGTCGAGACTTTTTAACAGATGTAACGAACTGGCTTGGAACAAATGCGCCGCTCTCTCTTTTGGACTGCAAGACTTTGCCTAATCACCAGGCGCATTGCTGGTATTTGGGGCATGAGAACTTGTTTTGTTTAGGAGAGAGTGCTTCGATCCAGCTCACGATGATTTCCAATCAGGAACGCTACCTGGAATCCTTGCTGACAGAGAAGCTGGCGAATCCAGAGCTGGTCGAG from the Brevibacillus brevis genome contains:
- a CDS encoding CIS tube protein, encoding MPMVGQEKKAKILVDRNGQGDFKESISVLFNPSEYKVDASNNYSWQKILGQSVPVGMFTSGDIETLSVDLFFDTYEAGVDVRAFTNQVLGLMAVEKKISTPPLCKFVWDSFQFTGVVEKVSQRFTMFLDQGTPVRATLGVTFKGTSVKKSADDIGAAREKVAQQTVNQGDQLYLMAYRSYNDASKWRNIANANGIDNPRLLKPATTLRVPLVR
- a CDS encoding phage late control D family protein, which translates into the protein MSELKLTTDRHSFDDLRQTYNNFHSPALEILVGGKKLISQVGVAITKATINASLEGKADTFSFSVTNAFDTAAWEFRWVDDYLVPGNEIEIQMGYGTELSSLFYGHITAVSFACVETPTITVKGMDKSFLLMVDNKSASWNKKKYSDVVKELGQKYGLSTQVDDTVQTIETITKTVSETDFQFLNRLAKICNYDFFIVGKNLYFRKPLSNMTPVLTLIWGVSLRSFSVDVNIASQASSYTVRWVDKDKTTVLQEAKATSSDIGKLGTNSKTSADLLRAIGDYFDKYESTKKLDSPEEIKAVAKARLNQLAMNLLDGNCEAIGLPEIRAGRYIMLEGMGKKLSQPYYITSVTHTIDVASGYVTTFQVKGNTI
- a CDS encoding GPW/gp25 family protein, which codes for MQQPFGEKGWKFPIQVDQATGRIRLSDYEDDIAESIRIILSTAKGERVMRPKFGSGLQGFMFDGTDGTSLALLQSDIAEAIMIWEPRVRDVQVEAKVDKTHSETVNVTISYTVRATSKGYQLLYPVHRLGPHG
- a CDS encoding phage baseplate assembly protein V; translated protein: MSFDHWFYQDERTEEERAKIHGVIVGIVTNNEDPEKLSRVKLKLPLIDNERETDWVRIATLFAGKDRGSLFIPEVGDEVLVAFHWGDVREPFVIGMLWNQENKGPEMAEKNNIRKITTRAGHEVIFGDDPNDGKITIATKKGQQVELSDKDESIVLTESSGNNQIAIKGGNTGEVTVKSGSSTITLNAKGQVTIQSDTSLTIKSTQLNLEAQGAMSIKAGASLNIKSDGMVAINGSVIKLN